The following proteins are co-located in the Mesorhizobium sp. M1E.F.Ca.ET.045.02.1.1 genome:
- a CDS encoding hemin ABC transporter substrate-binding protein codes for MRQDPTRVVFSFRPVLAPLLGLMLAFAVLPAKANDSTVVFSDTSRIASIGGSITEIVYALGEEGHLVARDSTSYFPQAALKLPDVGYMRALSPEGVLSVNPTGILALHGSGPKDAVDVLKKSSVAFIEVPEHYSHEGILEKIRVVGKALGVDAKAEKLAVEMDAKLKSAEKQAASIKQRKRILFVLSTQGGKVLAAGSDTAGDGIIKLAGAVNAVEGFSGYKQMSDEAIVTARPDVILTMKNAGPPVSEDELLANPSIASTPAGAARKVISMDGGYLLGFGPRTAEAIHDLAVSLYGSQVTDQW; via the coding sequence ATGAGGCAAGACCCGACGCGTGTTGTTTTCAGTTTCCGCCCGGTGCTTGCACCACTGCTCGGTCTTATGCTGGCCTTCGCCGTTCTGCCTGCGAAAGCCAACGACAGTACCGTCGTCTTTTCCGACACCTCGCGGATTGCCTCCATCGGCGGCTCGATCACAGAGATCGTCTATGCGCTTGGCGAGGAGGGGCATCTCGTCGCCCGCGATTCGACCAGCTATTTTCCGCAAGCCGCGCTCAAGCTGCCCGATGTCGGCTATATGCGCGCGCTGTCGCCGGAGGGCGTGCTGTCGGTCAATCCAACCGGAATCCTGGCCCTGCACGGCAGTGGCCCGAAGGACGCCGTCGACGTGCTGAAGAAGTCGAGCGTGGCCTTCATCGAGGTGCCCGAGCACTACAGCCATGAAGGCATCCTCGAAAAGATCCGCGTCGTCGGCAAGGCGCTCGGCGTCGACGCCAAGGCCGAGAAACTGGCGGTCGAGATGGATGCGAAGCTGAAGTCGGCCGAGAAGCAGGCGGCTTCGATCAAGCAGCGCAAGCGCATCCTGTTCGTGCTGTCGACGCAGGGCGGCAAGGTCCTGGCCGCCGGCAGCGATACCGCCGGCGACGGCATCATCAAGCTGGCCGGCGCCGTCAACGCAGTCGAGGGTTTCTCCGGCTACAAGCAGATGTCGGACGAGGCGATCGTCACGGCCAGGCCTGACGTGATCCTGACCATGAAGAACGCCGGGCCGCCGGTCTCCGAGGATGAGCTGCTCGCCAATCCGTCGATCGCCTCGACGCCTGCGGGTGCCGCCCGCAAGGTGATCAGCATGGACGGCGGCTATCTGCTGGGCTTCGGGCCGCGCACAGCCGAAGCCATCCACGATCTCGCCGTCTCGCTCTACGGCAGCCAGGTCACGGACCAGTGGTAA
- the hemP gene encoding hemin uptake protein HemP translates to MNTHNPNDFRYRVRRPDDTQMRYERVPMAVRTLSSNTLFQGEHEIGIEHHGALYRLKITRQGKLILNK, encoded by the coding sequence ATGAACACGCACAATCCCAACGACTTCCGCTATCGCGTCCGCCGGCCGGACGACACGCAGATGCGCTATGAAAGGGTGCCGATGGCGGTGAGGACGCTGTCCAGCAACACGCTGTTCCAGGGCGAGCACGAGATCGGCATCGAGCATCACGGCGCACTCTACCGCCTGAAGATCACCCGTCAGGGCAAGTTGATCCTCAACAAGTGA
- a CDS encoding hemin-degrading factor, producing the protein MDQRVKPSPEEIRRAREDNPKMRERDLAAQLDISEAELVAAHCSLSAVRVEPRVNDLLTGLEAVGEVMALTRNDSAVHEKIGVYDKVVTGNHNAMALGENIDLRIFPKVWAHGFAVEKRDGGEIRRSLQFFDAAGEAVHKVHLRPASNLYAYQKLVAGLESSNQEPTIAIASSVSEGSEEAQGSVASIDDLRDRWSRMTDVHQFFGMLKTLKLSRREAVRMVGQDFAWLLDNGAVSAMFHHAAEGEMPIMCFVGNRGCIQIHSGPIKSVKPMGPWINVLDETFHLHLRTDHIHEVWAVRKPTKDGHVTSLEAYDANGGMIIQFFGKRREGESEREDWRFLAENLPRIPSPTAA; encoded by the coding sequence ATGGACCAGCGCGTTAAGCCGTCGCCGGAAGAGATCCGGCGGGCGCGGGAAGATAATCCGAAAATGCGGGAGCGCGATCTAGCCGCTCAATTGGACATCTCGGAGGCGGAACTGGTCGCGGCGCATTGCAGCCTTAGCGCGGTACGCGTCGAGCCGCGCGTCAACGACCTGCTGACCGGCCTTGAAGCGGTCGGCGAGGTGATGGCGCTGACCCGCAACGACAGCGCAGTGCACGAGAAGATCGGCGTCTACGACAAGGTCGTCACCGGCAACCACAACGCCATGGCGCTCGGCGAGAACATCGACCTGCGCATCTTCCCAAAGGTATGGGCGCATGGCTTTGCCGTCGAAAAACGCGACGGCGGCGAGATCCGCCGCAGCCTGCAATTCTTCGATGCGGCCGGCGAGGCGGTGCATAAGGTGCATCTGCGCCCCGCCTCCAACCTCTATGCCTACCAGAAACTGGTGGCTGGCCTCGAATCGTCGAACCAGGAACCGACCATCGCGATCGCCTCAAGCGTTTCGGAAGGCAGCGAGGAGGCCCAAGGTTCGGTTGCCAGCATCGACGATCTGCGCGACCGCTGGAGCCGGATGACCGACGTGCATCAGTTCTTCGGCATGCTGAAGACGCTGAAGCTCAGCCGCCGCGAGGCGGTGCGCATGGTCGGCCAGGACTTTGCCTGGCTGCTGGACAATGGCGCGGTGAGCGCCATGTTCCACCATGCCGCGGAGGGCGAGATGCCGATCATGTGCTTCGTGGGAAACCGCGGCTGTATCCAGATCCATTCCGGCCCGATCAAATCGGTCAAGCCGATGGGACCCTGGATCAACGTGCTCGACGAGACCTTCCACCTGCATCTCAGGACCGATCACATCCATGAGGTCTGGGCGGTGCGAAAGCCGACCAAGGACGGCCATGTAACCTCGCTCGAGGCCTATGATGCGAATGGCGGCATGATCATCCAGTTCTTCGGCAAGCGCCGAGAAGGCGAAAGCGAGCGGGAAGACTGGCGTTTCCTGGCCGAGAACCTGCCCCGCATTCCCAGCCCGACCGCTGCATGA
- a CDS encoding TonB family protein encodes MQDINHPFDAGGEPAIKPAEPLVQARQSGGDRRWTVAIIASGLLHGAAAAAFLLAPPGTFDAMDAIQAEGTDQSGANVTGSALDDQSSGAVDVTLVPDPQPVKRQAAQPAPPVEAQQPASEPPAPQLPPQAVKEATSTPDILAATSPRQDDQSVPADSKPTPATEPQSAETPPAEPQQPPVPSATSSAPAASAGPSQTIETGGTADGDARDAPVIASKGKIKAAAGNALESRYSGEIQKKLARANRRVSKSIQAKARNNARVVFVVAADGSVSDLQLTESSGSAELDQFALTLVRKQAPFPPIPPETGRSSWVFKARIGPF; translated from the coding sequence ATGCAGGACATCAATCACCCCTTCGATGCAGGCGGCGAACCGGCGATCAAGCCGGCCGAGCCGCTCGTGCAGGCGCGGCAATCCGGCGGAGACCGGAGATGGACGGTGGCGATCATCGCCTCCGGCCTGCTCCATGGCGCCGCGGCGGCGGCGTTTCTGCTCGCGCCCCCCGGAACATTCGACGCCATGGACGCGATTCAGGCCGAAGGCACAGATCAGTCCGGCGCCAACGTCACCGGCAGCGCCCTGGACGACCAGTCGTCCGGCGCCGTGGATGTCACCTTGGTGCCCGATCCGCAGCCGGTGAAACGCCAGGCCGCGCAGCCCGCTCCGCCGGTCGAAGCGCAGCAACCTGCAAGCGAACCCCCGGCGCCTCAGCTTCCGCCGCAAGCTGTCAAGGAAGCCACTTCCACGCCCGATATCCTGGCGGCCACCAGCCCACGCCAGGACGACCAGAGTGTCCCCGCCGACAGCAAACCTACGCCCGCGACCGAACCGCAAAGCGCTGAAACGCCCCCTGCCGAGCCTCAACAGCCACCGGTCCCCAGTGCGACATCGAGCGCCCCGGCCGCATCGGCAGGGCCAAGCCAAACCATTGAAACCGGCGGCACGGCGGATGGCGACGCGCGCGATGCGCCGGTTATCGCCAGCAAGGGCAAGATAAAGGCCGCCGCCGGCAATGCCTTGGAATCCCGCTACAGCGGTGAAATCCAGAAGAAGCTCGCCCGCGCCAACCGTCGCGTTTCGAAATCGATCCAGGCCAAGGCTCGCAACAATGCCAGGGTGGTTTTCGTCGTCGCGGCCGACGGCAGCGTCAGCGACCTGCAGCTCACTGAAAGTTCAGGGTCCGCCGAGCTCGATCAGTTCGCTTTGACGCTGGTGCGCAAGCAAGCCCCGTTCCCTCCCATTCCGCCCGAGACCGGAAGGTCGAGTTGGGTGTTCAAGGCGCGGATCGGCCCTTTTTAA
- a CDS encoding TonB-dependent hemoglobin/transferrin/lactoferrin family receptor, whose product MASGIAILMAGAAAIALGVPAAKAQQAVQPATDQQADQKKKADEKAAAEETLLDKILVISRTGETAIQSLASASHVDQEQLDRRMATTPNEMLLGVPGVTVQADARRVSSSINIRGLQDFGRVAVIVDGARQDFQRSDHGTQSTFYVDPELIKSVDVIRGPVANTYGSGAIGGVVFFDTKDAEDFLKPEESWAASVTGRYESNGKGWTTSASGAYRFNENWDVLGNIVYRDYGDYKNGGGDTVAGTGFDVLSGLLKTTIRPSENSELKLGWVGSSDGWTETSGGVPANDVDLKSNTFTARYNITDDAKSWLDLHINASYNKTVLDLTTLVPQNRFDPTTGLPVVLPAGSLSTFDVGTTDIDIWNTSRFETTGIAHELTYGGDWVGDDVETGGTAGGDSFYTPSGKRDVSGAYIQDKLTWEWLEVITGLRYDSYSLKDSDHETSGDRLSPRITIGVSPFESAGLAGLQFYGTYAEGYRSPSLTETLISGNHPAGVTFPFLPNPNLKPETGKTVEFGVNYKQNDIVEAGDALRLKAAYFNNNVEDYIDGVTLSAFDPTSGCPFGPGIPICFQYQNFAKAKINGFELESVYDAGWGYAGLSASIINGHTISYEGERADLATIPSSQVTAQLGLRFLEDKLTVGGEVQYNGKPRGNPVAKDYTLVNAFASYQATDNLKVDFRADNLFDVKYTNPLNGSTTAVLYEPGITLKLAATMRFGG is encoded by the coding sequence ATGGCAAGCGGCATTGCCATATTGATGGCCGGAGCAGCGGCAATCGCGCTCGGCGTTCCGGCCGCGAAAGCTCAACAGGCGGTGCAGCCAGCGACCGATCAGCAGGCCGACCAAAAAAAGAAGGCCGATGAAAAAGCCGCTGCCGAAGAAACTCTGCTCGACAAGATCCTGGTCATCAGCCGCACCGGCGAGACGGCGATCCAGTCGCTGGCCTCGGCCAGCCATGTCGACCAAGAGCAGCTCGACCGCCGCATGGCGACGACGCCGAACGAGATGCTGCTCGGCGTGCCAGGCGTCACCGTGCAGGCCGACGCACGGCGCGTCAGCTCCAGCATCAACATCCGCGGCCTGCAGGACTTCGGCCGCGTCGCGGTGATCGTCGACGGCGCCAGGCAGGATTTCCAGCGCTCCGACCATGGCACGCAATCGACCTTCTACGTCGATCCCGAACTGATCAAATCCGTCGACGTGATCCGCGGCCCGGTCGCCAACACTTATGGCTCCGGCGCCATCGGCGGCGTCGTCTTCTTCGACACCAAGGACGCCGAGGACTTCCTCAAGCCGGAAGAAAGCTGGGCCGCCTCCGTCACCGGACGCTATGAAAGCAACGGCAAGGGCTGGACCACCAGCGCCAGCGGCGCCTACCGCTTCAACGAGAACTGGGACGTTCTGGGCAACATCGTCTATCGCGACTACGGCGACTACAAGAACGGCGGCGGCGACACCGTTGCCGGCACCGGCTTCGACGTGCTGAGCGGACTGCTCAAGACCACCATCCGTCCGAGCGAGAACAGCGAATTGAAGCTCGGCTGGGTCGGCTCGAGCGACGGATGGACGGAGACCAGCGGCGGCGTGCCCGCGAACGATGTCGATCTCAAGTCGAACACCTTCACCGCCCGCTACAACATCACCGACGATGCCAAGAGCTGGCTCGATCTCCACATCAACGCCTCCTACAACAAGACAGTTCTCGATCTGACGACGCTCGTTCCGCAGAACCGTTTCGATCCGACAACCGGCCTTCCCGTCGTGCTGCCCGCCGGCTCGCTGTCGACCTTCGATGTAGGGACGACCGACATCGACATCTGGAACACGTCGCGCTTCGAGACCACTGGCATTGCGCATGAGCTGACTTATGGCGGCGACTGGGTCGGCGACGACGTCGAGACGGGCGGCACGGCCGGCGGCGACAGCTTCTACACGCCGTCGGGCAAGCGCGACGTCTCCGGCGCCTACATTCAGGACAAGCTGACCTGGGAATGGCTCGAGGTCATCACCGGCCTGCGCTACGACAGCTACAGCCTGAAGGACTCCGACCACGAAACGTCAGGTGACCGGCTGTCGCCCCGCATCACCATCGGTGTCTCGCCTTTCGAAAGCGCTGGCCTCGCAGGCCTGCAGTTCTACGGCACCTATGCGGAAGGCTACCGCTCACCCTCGCTGACGGAGACGCTGATCAGCGGCAATCACCCGGCAGGCGTCACCTTCCCGTTCCTGCCCAATCCCAACCTCAAGCCTGAAACCGGCAAGACGGTCGAGTTCGGCGTCAACTACAAGCAGAACGACATTGTCGAGGCCGGCGACGCGCTGCGGCTCAAGGCCGCCTATTTCAACAACAATGTCGAGGACTATATCGACGGCGTCACGCTCTCGGCCTTCGACCCGACCAGCGGCTGCCCGTTCGGCCCGGGCATCCCGATCTGCTTCCAGTATCAGAACTTCGCCAAGGCCAAGATCAACGGCTTCGAACTGGAAAGCGTCTATGACGCCGGCTGGGGCTATGCCGGGCTTTCGGCTTCCATCATAAACGGCCACACCATCTCTTACGAAGGCGAGCGCGCCGACCTCGCCACCATCCCCTCCTCGCAGGTGACGGCGCAGCTCGGCTTGCGCTTCCTCGAAGACAAGCTGACGGTCGGTGGCGAGGTGCAATACAACGGCAAGCCCAGGGGCAACCCGGTGGCCAAGGACTATACGCTGGTCAATGCCTTCGCCAGCTACCAGGCGACGGACAATCTCAAGGTCGACTTCCGCGCCGACAATCTGTTCGACGTCAAATACACCAACCCGCTCAACGGCAGCACCACCGCCGTTCTCTATGAACCCGGCATCACGCTGAAGTTGGCGGCAACCATGCGCTTTGGAGGCTGA
- the putA gene encoding bifunctional proline dehydrogenase/L-glutamate gamma-semialdehyde dehydrogenase PutA, which produces MPLDAIRQQIRANYLPDEDAAVKRLSDTAGLSAEERKAISARAADLVRAVRGSTDPRLMEVFLSAYGLSTKEGVALMCLAEALLRVPDTETIDDLIADKIAPHDWSAHSGGSSSIFVNASTWALMLTGRVLDEGEGGIEGTLRAMVRRLGEPVIRRAVAAAMREMGEQFVLGRTIAEAVKRGRPMTQKGYLYSFDMLGEAARTEADALRYHRAYADAISSLDSGSNGPDIRYNHGISVKLSALHPRYEVAQRDKMLPVMAERLLSLALAARHSRMGLNIDAEEADRLDLSLDVIERVLAEPELAGWDGFGVVVQAYGPRAALAIDWLYALARKYNRNIMVRLVKGAYWDTEIKRAQTLGLAGYPVFTRKTNTDVSYLACARKLLSMTDRIYPQFATHNAHTVAAILSMAKDRDSFEFQRLHGMGESLHETVRKSEGTRCRIYAPVGAHSDLLAYLVRRLLENGANSSFVHQLTDEEVEPEEIARDPLEAVEKQGPAANPAIARPAAIFGANRRNSRGFDITDTVTLAAIDKARAEFAGADRWHAKPITRAAGYGKQRQIVNPAKPDEVVGTVHEAAAKQVATAVRIAVDAQPAWAKRPVAERAAILNRAADLYEANAAEFFALATREAGKSLADGVAEVREAVDFLRYYAAEAASAEAGTEARGAIVCISPWNFPLAIFTGQIAAALVTGNSVIAKPAEQTPLIAFRAVELLREAGVPEDVIQLLPGDGPSVGAPLTADPRIAGVCFTGSTEVAKLIEKQLAETAAPDAMLIAETGGLNAMIVDSTALPEQAVRDILASAFQSAGQRCSALRVLYVQKDVEKKMLEMLKGAMEALTVGDPWVISTDVGPVIDDEAQASISDYCTKKGLEGRLIAKLEAPKSGRFVAPHVFRVKGIEEMEREVFGPVLHVASFDADDIDAVIAAINRKGYGLTFGLHTRIEGRVQHFVDGIHAGNIYVNRNQIGAVVGSQPFGGEGLSGTGPKAGGPHYLRRFRKGPEAGTEVGEGHKVTATELADNLPDPALGGWSTRPDRVAILRKHLRGKGAAAIAAAASLDFGQVDLPGPTGEANTLSLAPRGRVLCLGPDADTLLAQTIQALAAGNAVLAVAPGAPAVLSALTGKGLPLAAIDGRPDPVEARALKVDVVAFSGTPEAARIVRKVIAERAGPIVPLVREVLNPAAYAHERAVCVDTTAAGGNASLLAAA; this is translated from the coding sequence CATGACTGGTCGGCGCATTCGGGCGGCTCGAGCTCCATCTTCGTCAATGCCTCGACCTGGGCGCTGATGCTGACCGGCCGCGTGCTGGACGAAGGCGAGGGCGGCATCGAAGGCACACTGCGCGCCATGGTGAGGAGGCTCGGCGAGCCGGTCATCCGCAGGGCGGTGGCGGCGGCGATGCGCGAGATGGGCGAGCAGTTCGTGCTCGGCCGCACGATCGCCGAAGCCGTCAAGCGCGGCCGGCCGATGACCCAGAAAGGCTATCTCTATTCTTTCGACATGCTGGGCGAAGCGGCCCGCACCGAGGCCGATGCATTGCGCTACCACCGGGCCTATGCGGACGCGATTTCCTCGCTCGATTCCGGTTCGAACGGTCCCGACATCCGTTACAACCACGGCATTTCGGTCAAGCTCTCCGCGCTGCATCCTCGCTACGAGGTGGCGCAGAGGGACAAGATGCTGCCGGTGATGGCCGAGCGTCTCTTGTCACTCGCGCTCGCCGCGCGGCATTCGCGCATGGGTCTCAACATCGATGCCGAGGAGGCCGACCGGCTAGACCTGTCGCTCGACGTCATCGAGCGCGTGCTGGCTGAGCCGGAGCTCGCCGGCTGGGACGGTTTTGGCGTCGTCGTTCAGGCCTATGGGCCACGCGCGGCACTCGCCATCGACTGGCTTTACGCGCTTGCCAGGAAGTACAACCGCAACATCATGGTGCGACTGGTGAAGGGCGCCTATTGGGACACCGAGATCAAGCGGGCGCAGACGCTCGGTCTTGCCGGATATCCTGTCTTCACCCGCAAGACCAACACCGACGTTTCGTATCTCGCCTGTGCGCGAAAGCTGCTGTCGATGACGGACCGTATCTACCCGCAGTTCGCCACGCACAACGCGCATACCGTGGCCGCCATCCTGTCGATGGCGAAGGATCGCGATTCCTTCGAGTTCCAGCGCCTGCACGGCATGGGCGAATCCCTGCACGAGACGGTGCGCAAGTCCGAGGGTACGCGCTGCCGCATCTACGCGCCGGTCGGCGCGCATTCCGACCTGCTCGCCTATCTGGTGCGGCGGTTGTTGGAAAACGGCGCCAACTCCTCCTTCGTCCATCAGTTGACCGACGAAGAGGTCGAGCCGGAGGAGATCGCGCGCGATCCGCTGGAGGCGGTGGAGAAACAGGGTCCGGCCGCCAATCCGGCGATCGCGCGCCCAGCCGCGATCTTCGGCGCCAACCGGCGCAACTCCAGGGGCTTCGACATCACCGACACCGTGACGCTGGCGGCCATCGACAAGGCGAGGGCGGAATTTGCCGGAGCGGACCGCTGGCACGCCAAGCCGATCACGCGCGCCGCCGGCTACGGCAAGCAGCGCCAGATCGTCAACCCGGCCAAGCCCGACGAGGTCGTGGGCACGGTGCATGAGGCGGCGGCCAAGCAGGTGGCGACCGCCGTGCGCATTGCCGTCGACGCGCAGCCTGCCTGGGCGAAGCGTCCGGTCGCCGAGCGCGCTGCGATCCTCAACCGCGCCGCCGATCTCTACGAGGCCAATGCGGCCGAATTCTTCGCTTTGGCCACCCGCGAGGCCGGCAAGTCGCTGGCCGACGGGGTCGCCGAAGTGCGTGAAGCCGTCGACTTCCTGCGCTACTACGCGGCCGAGGCGGCGAGTGCGGAAGCGGGCACTGAGGCGCGTGGCGCGATCGTCTGCATCTCGCCGTGGAATTTTCCGTTGGCCATCTTCACCGGCCAGATCGCCGCGGCGCTCGTCACCGGCAATTCGGTGATCGCCAAGCCTGCCGAACAGACGCCGCTGATCGCTTTCCGCGCCGTCGAGCTGCTGCGCGAGGCCGGCGTGCCGGAGGACGTCATCCAGCTTCTGCCGGGCGACGGTCCGTCGGTCGGCGCGCCGCTCACCGCCGACCCGCGCATCGCCGGCGTCTGCTTCACCGGCTCGACCGAGGTTGCCAAGCTGATCGAGAAACAGCTTGCCGAAACCGCGGCGCCTGACGCGATGCTGATCGCTGAGACCGGTGGGCTCAACGCGATGATCGTCGACTCCACCGCGCTGCCCGAGCAGGCGGTGCGCGACATCCTTGCCTCCGCTTTCCAGAGCGCCGGGCAGCGCTGCTCGGCGCTGCGCGTGCTTTACGTCCAGAAGGATGTCGAGAAGAAGATGCTGGAAATGCTGAAGGGCGCGATGGAAGCGCTCACCGTCGGCGATCCTTGGGTGATCTCGACCGATGTCGGCCCGGTCATCGACGACGAGGCGCAAGCCTCGATCAGCGACTATTGCACCAAGAAAGGGCTGGAAGGCAGGCTGATCGCCAAGCTGGAAGCGCCGAAGAGCGGCCGTTTCGTCGCGCCGCATGTCTTCCGCGTCAAAGGCATCGAGGAAATGGAGCGCGAGGTGTTCGGACCGGTGTTACATGTCGCCAGTTTCGACGCCGACGATATCGATGCTGTGATCGCGGCCATCAATCGCAAGGGCTATGGCCTGACCTTCGGCCTGCACACCCGTATCGAGGGTCGCGTCCAGCATTTCGTCGACGGCATTCATGCCGGCAATATCTATGTCAACCGCAATCAGATCGGCGCTGTCGTCGGATCGCAGCCTTTTGGCGGCGAGGGGTTGTCGGGCACCGGGCCGAAGGCCGGTGGGCCGCACTATCTGCGCCGCTTCCGCAAAGGTCCGGAGGCCGGCACGGAGGTTGGCGAAGGCCACAAGGTGACCGCCACCGAGCTTGCCGACAATCTGCCGGATCCAGCGCTGGGCGGCTGGTCGACGCGGCCGGATCGCGTGGCGATCCTGAGAAAACATCTGCGCGGCAAGGGGGCGGCTGCAATTGCCGCCGCCGCGAGCCTCGATTTCGGTCAGGTCGACCTGCCTGGTCCGACGGGCGAGGCCAATACGCTGTCGCTGGCGCCGCGCGGGCGGGTGCTCTGCCTCGGACCTGATGCCGATACGCTGCTTGCTCAGACGATCCAGGCTTTAGCCGCCGGCAATGCGGTGCTGGCGGTGGCGCCTGGCGCGCCGGCGGTGCTGTCGGCGCTGACCGGCAAGGGACTGCCGCTTGCTGCAATCGACGGCCGTCCGGATCCGGTCGAGGCACGGGCCCTGAAGGTTGACGTCGTCGCCTTCTCCGGCACGCCAGAAGCGGCGCGCATCGTGCGCAAGGTGATCGCCGAGCGCGCCGGGCCGATCGTGCCCTTGGTCCGTGAAGTGCTCAACCCGGCGGCTTACGCGCATGAGCGCGCGGTCTGCGTCGACACCACGGCGGCGGGCGGCAATGCCAGTCTGCTCGCGGCTGCTTAG
- a CDS encoding iron ABC transporter permease has product MADQSIAGAAGKVATAANGDRSARARAVILLLSLALALSIFLSLTSGASDASAVRVIRDWLTGAVPADAGLAARDQLIVYDIRMPRVLLGVLIGAALAVSGAVMQGLFRNPLADPGLIGVSAGSSLGAVAIIVLGTTWLAPVTLALGTLALPLAAFFGGLSVTLLLYAIATRHGRTSVATMLLAGLAIAALTMALTGILIFMADDRQLRDLTFWQLGSLAGATWPKIGTVGPVILLALATMPFLSRGLNALALGEATAGHLGIPVQRLKYTAIVGVSAAVGASVAVSGGIGFIGIVVPHLLRLAIGPDNRYLLPASAVLGASLLLIADAVARTVVAPAELPIGIVTAVAGAPFFLWILLRKRGIVDL; this is encoded by the coding sequence ATGGCCGATCAGTCGATCGCTGGCGCGGCAGGCAAGGTGGCGACGGCAGCCAATGGCGACCGCTCGGCACGGGCAAGGGCCGTCATCCTGCTTTTGTCGCTCGCGCTTGCGCTGTCCATATTCCTGTCGCTGACCTCGGGCGCCTCCGACGCGTCCGCCGTCCGCGTCATTCGTGACTGGCTTACCGGAGCCGTGCCAGCCGATGCGGGGCTCGCCGCACGCGACCAGCTGATCGTCTATGACATCCGCATGCCGCGTGTCCTGCTCGGCGTGCTGATCGGCGCCGCGCTCGCCGTTTCCGGCGCGGTGATGCAAGGTCTGTTCCGCAATCCGCTCGCCGATCCCGGGCTGATCGGCGTCTCCGCCGGCTCGAGCCTTGGCGCGGTGGCGATCATCGTGCTCGGCACGACCTGGCTTGCACCTGTCACGCTCGCTCTCGGTACTCTCGCCTTGCCGCTGGCGGCTTTCTTCGGCGGCCTTTCGGTGACGTTGCTGCTTTACGCCATCGCGACGCGGCACGGCCGGACGTCGGTCGCCACGATGCTTCTCGCCGGCCTGGCGATCGCAGCCCTTACCATGGCGCTGACCGGCATCCTGATCTTCATGGCCGACGACCGGCAATTGCGCGACCTGACCTTCTGGCAGCTCGGCTCGCTTGCCGGCGCGACCTGGCCGAAGATCGGCACCGTCGGGCCGGTGATCTTGCTGGCGCTGGCGACGATGCCTTTCCTGTCGCGCGGGCTCAACGCGCTGGCGCTCGGGGAAGCGACCGCCGGCCATCTCGGCATTCCGGTGCAGCGTTTGAAATATACGGCCATCGTCGGGGTTTCGGCGGCGGTCGGCGCGTCGGTCGCCGTCAGCGGCGGCATCGGCTTCATCGGCATCGTCGTGCCGCATCTCTTGCGCCTCGCCATCGGTCCGGACAACCGTTACCTTTTGCCGGCCTCGGCCGTGCTCGGCGCCTCACTGCTTCTCATCGCCGACGCGGTCGCCCGCACCGTCGTCGCTCCGGCCGAACTGCCGATCGGCATCGTCACGGCAGTCGCCGGTGCGCCGTTCTTCCTCTGGATCCTGCTGCGCAAGCGCGGCATCGTCGATTTGTGA
- a CDS encoding antibiotic biosynthesis monooxygenase — protein MYIAMNRFKVQNGSEEAFEDVWKNRDSSLSEMQGFKEFHLLRGPVNETEGYTLFASHTVWASQEDFVAWTKSENFRAAHRNAGTSKVHYLGHPQFEGFSVVEGA, from the coding sequence ATGTACATCGCCATGAACCGCTTCAAGGTCCAGAACGGCTCGGAAGAAGCCTTCGAGGACGTCTGGAAGAACCGCGACTCCAGCCTTTCCGAGATGCAGGGCTTCAAGGAGTTCCACCTGCTGCGCGGTCCGGTCAACGAGACCGAGGGCTATACGCTGTTCGCCTCGCATACCGTCTGGGCAAGCCAGGAGGATTTCGTCGCGTGGACGAAGTCGGAGAACTTCCGCGCCGCCCACCGCAACGCCGGCACCTCGAAGGTGCACTATCTCGGCCACCCCCAATTTGAGGGATTTTCGGTCGTCGAAGGCGCCTGA